TGGTACACATAACTTCTTTGATGCGAATTTTGATACAAATGGCAATTGGCAAACATATCCATTCTTGTAATTTCATACAATATGACCGAAAATACAAAAACTCCAAAAAGTGTTAAAACAATATACGTAAAAGGCTTGTTTGCTTTGAATAAGATGGGAAGGAGAAAAAAGCGGTTAAACTGGGCATGCATATATAAAATGCAATAGAAAAACACACCCATAGCAATAGAAATGAAGGAACTAAACAACATCCAATCATTTTTCAGGGTATATATTGTAAATGAAAAAAGGACAACGGCAACCTCCTGCCACCATTTGTTATCCAGTATGTTATCAATTTTTTTATTCATTCTTAATTTTGAAATAGTTTACAAAGTACGAACAAATATTTAATTATTTTTTTCAAAAAATGACCAATTCAATTCGTCATTTACTAGTGCAGTACATCACTTAACATGACTTTTATCAGCGTAAGAGAAATAAATTTGTGCATCAAAAATATTTCTATATCACACTTTGAGTTTATGTATTTCAAAAAAATTACCTTATTATTTTTATTGATTTTTGCCTCAATCGGTTACGCTCAAACCCTGTCTTTAAAAGAAGCTGTTAAGACAGGACTTGAAAACTACGGTTCTATCCGGGCAAAAAACAATTACACCAATGCATCAAAAGAGACTCTAAAACAATCCCGTCGTGATTACTTGCCAAACCTTAACTTATCGGCACAGCAGGATTACGGAACTGTAAACGGACAAAACGGACCGCTTTACGGATTTGGAGGTTTAGGAGTTGCTTCATCAGGTTTACCTCTTCCTGAACAAAACTGGAATTCGGCGTTTGGTGCGCTTTATCTGGTCAACATGAACTGGGATTTTTTCACTTTCGGAAAAACACAGGAAAAAATCAATTTATCTAAAATTGATGTTCAGGCCAAAGAAAAAGATTTAGAGCAGGAAAAATTCCAGCAGGAAATCAAAATTTCGGCAGCTTATTTAAATCTATTGGCGAGTCAGAGATTATTGATTTCACAGCAAAAAAATCTGGATCGTGCAGAAGTTTTCAAAAAGACAGCGGTTGCAAGAGTTAAAAATGGATTATTGGCCGGAGTAGATTCTACATTGGCAACTGCCGAGGTTTCAAAAGCCAAAATTGCTTTAAACCTAGCGAGAAATTTCGTTAAAGAACAAAACAACAAATTGGTCGATTTAATGGGCGTTGCGCCACAGGATTTCGTTACCGATACGCTTTTTGTAACGCAGATTCCAAAAGAATTGATTCAAGGAAATGCGGCAAATGACAGTCTTCATCCGTTATTGCAACTTTACAAAACCAAAATCGATTACAGCAATCAGCAGGTTAAATTATACAAACGCTTTTATTATCCAACCATGAGTGCTTTTGGAGTTTTGCAAACCAGAGCTTCTGGATTTGAAAATTCTTATGCTACAGATCAAAATGCCTTTAGCAGAAATTATTGGGATGGCGTAAATCCGGATCGTACCAATTATTTGGTTGGTGTTGGAATCACATGGAATTTAACCACTCCTTTTAGATCAAGCAAACAAGTAAGCGCTCAGAAATTTGTTTCTCAAGCTTTGCAAGAAGAATACAATCAGGCAGATAGAGAATTGAAATCGCAATTGAATTTTGCCGAGGATAAGATCAAAATTACTTTAGAAAATTATGCTGAAGCGCCGATTCAGGTGGATGCGGCAAAAAGAGCTTATGTACAGAAATCGACTTTATACAAAAACGGTCTAACCGATCTGACCGATTTGACACAAACAATGTATGTTTTAAACCGTGCCGAAATCGATCGTGATATTGTCAACAATAATGTATGGCAGTCGTTCTTACTGAAAGTAGCCGCAACGGGCAATTTTGACTTATTTATAAATGAATTTTAACTATAGATCCAAATGAATTTAATACGTTTTGCACTCCGCAAACCCATTTCCATATTAGTATTGGTTGCGGGTCTATTTTTCTTCGGAATTGGTGCCATCAAAGACATTAAGGTAGATATTCTGCCAAAAATGAATTTGCCGGTTATCTATATTGCGCATCCGTTTGGAGGTTACACGCCAGACCAAATGGAGGCTTATTTTGCCAAAAACTACGTAAACGTTTTACCTTTCTCGAACGGTATCAAATCGGTAGAAACCAAAAATATTCAGGGGTTAATGATTATGAAATTAACCTATTATGAGGGAACCAACATGGCTCAGGCTGCTGCCGAGCTGAGTGCTCTTTCCAACAGAATCCAAGCGGCTTTCCCTCCAGGAACGCAGCCTCCTTTTATCATTCGTTTTGACGCTTCTTCACTTCCAATTGGCCAATTGGTTTTGAGCAGTAAAATACGTTCAAACAACGAATTGCAGGATTTAGCCAACGTTTATGTTCGTGCTTCGTTTACTGCGATTCCTGGTTTATTATCTCCAGCTCCTTTCGGCGGAAGCCCAAGAACTATTGAGGTAAACGTTGATCCAGATTTATTGCGTTCTCATAATATGACGCCAGACCAAATCGTAGATGCGATTCGTCTGAACAATCAAACGGCTCCGTCTGGAAACGTTCGTATGGGCGACAAAAACTATATTACTCCAACTAACAATACGATTAAAGAAGTAAAAGATTTTGAACAGATTCCGTTATTCAAAGGCGGTGTTCAGAACTTAAAATTAGGCGATGTTGCTTCTGTAAAAGACGGTGCCGATATCACTGCGGGTTATGCTTTGGTAAACGGAAAACGTTCGGTTTACATTAGTATCGCAAAAGCAGGAGACGCTTCGACTTGGGATGTGGTGCAGAAATTAAAATCAGAATTGCCTAAAATTCAAAGTACGCTTCCTGAAGATGTAAATATTACGTACGAATTTGACCAGTCAGTTTATGTAATTAACTCGGTTAAAAGTTTGATTACTGAGGGAATTATCGGTGCGGTTCTAACAGGTTTAATGGTTTTATTATTCTTAGGCGACCGTCGTGCAGCATTAATCGTAATTATGACGATTCCGATTTCGATTATTTCTGGGGTTTTATTCCTGAAATTATTCGGGCAGACGATCAACTTAATGTCGCTGTCGGGATTAGCGCTAGCCATTGGTATTCTGGTGGATGAAAGTACGGTAACCATCGAAAATATTCACCAGCATCTCGACATGGGAAAACCAAAAGCACTCGCCATTTGGGATGCCTGTCAGGAAATTGCTTTACCTAAATTATTGATCCTACTTTGTATTCTAGCCGTATTTGCACCAGCATTTACCATGGTCGGAATTCCGGGAGCATTGTTCTTGCCATTGGCTTTAGCGATTGGTTTCTCAATGGTTATTTCATTCTTGCTTTCGCAGACTTTTGTTCCTGTAATGGCCAACTGGATGATGAAAGGTCATGAAAAACACGTACACGAACCAAACATTACAGACGATGAGGCAGAGTTTAACGCCTGCGGATTAACGCCTGAATCTGAACAAAATTTAATTGGTCAGAAAAAAGATTTAGTCGAAAGAGAAGATTTCAACAACGACGGAAAAGTAAGCGGTTTTGAAAAATTCAGAAATCGTTTCATGCGAACTTTAGATCGTTTGTTTGTTCATAAAAAAGCAACGACTATTATTTATCTAACGGGATCCATTATTCTGGCGATTGTTTTTATTAATTTTATCGGAAAAGACGTTTTCCCGAGAACCAATTCAAGTCAGTTTCAATTGAGAATGCGCGCTGTTGATGGAACTCGTCTGGAAAGAACAGAAGAACAAGCCAGAGTTGTTTTAAAAGAATTGGAAAAAATGGTGGGTAAAGATCATATCGGAATCACATCTGTATATGTCGGCCAGCACCCTTCTCTATTCTCGATCAACCCGATTTATCTATTCATGGCAGGTTCTCACGAAGCGGTTTTCCAAGTGAGCTTGAAAGACTATCATGAAGATATGGACGATTTTAAAGATGAATTTAGGGCAAGACTTAAAAAAGTATTGCCAGACACTAAACTTTCTTTTGAACCCATCGAATTGACGGATAAAGTTCTAAGCCAAGGTTCTCCTACTCCAATTGAGATTCGAGTGGCCGGAAAAGACAAAAAACGAAACGAATTGTACGCAACTCAAATTGTAGACAAACTAAAAGCGATTTCGTATTTCAGAGACGTGCAAATCGGTCAGCCAATTCATTATCCAGCAATGAATATTGATATTGACAGAACCCGTGCGGCTGAATTAGGAGTTGATATGAATGATATTTCGCGTTCGTTGGTGGCTTCTACCTCATCTTCACGTTATACCGAAAAAAATAACTGGGTAGATGAAAAAGCAGGACTATCGTATTCTGTTCAGGTTCAGGTACCTTTAAACAAAATGAAGAGTAAAACCGATATTGGAGAAATTCCGGTATTGAAAAACTCGCTTCGTCCTGTTTTAAGTGACGTTGCAAAAATTACACCGGGCTTTGTAAGAGGTGAAAATGACAATTTAGGGGCCATGCCATACATTACCGTTACAGCCAACATCTACCAAACCGATTTAGGTACGGCATCAAAAGATGTGAGCAAAACAATTAGTGCCTTGGGCGAATTACCTCGTGGTTTGTTTATCACGCCAATTGGACTAAGTACTGTATTGACTGAAACATTAAGCAGTTTGCAAACGGGGTTATTGGTTGCCGTTTTCGTAATCTTCTTAATGTTGGC
The Flavobacterium humidisoli DNA segment above includes these coding regions:
- a CDS encoding TolC family protein is translated as MYFKKITLLFLLIFASIGYAQTLSLKEAVKTGLENYGSIRAKNNYTNASKETLKQSRRDYLPNLNLSAQQDYGTVNGQNGPLYGFGGLGVASSGLPLPEQNWNSAFGALYLVNMNWDFFTFGKTQEKINLSKIDVQAKEKDLEQEKFQQEIKISAAYLNLLASQRLLISQQKNLDRAEVFKKTAVARVKNGLLAGVDSTLATAEVSKAKIALNLARNFVKEQNNKLVDLMGVAPQDFVTDTLFVTQIPKELIQGNAANDSLHPLLQLYKTKIDYSNQQVKLYKRFYYPTMSAFGVLQTRASGFENSYATDQNAFSRNYWDGVNPDRTNYLVGVGITWNLTTPFRSSKQVSAQKFVSQALQEEYNQADRELKSQLNFAEDKIKITLENYAEAPIQVDAAKRAYVQKSTLYKNGLTDLTDLTQTMYVLNRAEIDRDIVNNNVWQSFLLKVAATGNFDLFINEF
- a CDS encoding efflux RND transporter permease subunit, with the translated sequence MNLIRFALRKPISILVLVAGLFFFGIGAIKDIKVDILPKMNLPVIYIAHPFGGYTPDQMEAYFAKNYVNVLPFSNGIKSVETKNIQGLMIMKLTYYEGTNMAQAAAELSALSNRIQAAFPPGTQPPFIIRFDASSLPIGQLVLSSKIRSNNELQDLANVYVRASFTAIPGLLSPAPFGGSPRTIEVNVDPDLLRSHNMTPDQIVDAIRLNNQTAPSGNVRMGDKNYITPTNNTIKEVKDFEQIPLFKGGVQNLKLGDVASVKDGADITAGYALVNGKRSVYISIAKAGDASTWDVVQKLKSELPKIQSTLPEDVNITYEFDQSVYVINSVKSLITEGIIGAVLTGLMVLLFLGDRRAALIVIMTIPISIISGVLFLKLFGQTINLMSLSGLALAIGILVDESTVTIENIHQHLDMGKPKALAIWDACQEIALPKLLILLCILAVFAPAFTMVGIPGALFLPLALAIGFSMVISFLLSQTFVPVMANWMMKGHEKHVHEPNITDDEAEFNACGLTPESEQNLIGQKKDLVEREDFNNDGKVSGFEKFRNRFMRTLDRLFVHKKATTIIYLTGSIILAIVFINFIGKDVFPRTNSSQFQLRMRAVDGTRLERTEEQARVVLKELEKMVGKDHIGITSVYVGQHPSLFSINPIYLFMAGSHEAVFQVSLKDYHEDMDDFKDEFRARLKKVLPDTKLSFEPIELTDKVLSQGSPTPIEIRVAGKDKKRNELYATQIVDKLKAISYFRDVQIGQPIHYPAMNIDIDRTRAAELGVDMNDISRSLVASTSSSRYTEKNNWVDEKAGLSYSVQVQVPLNKMKSKTDIGEIPVLKNSLRPVLSDVAKITPGFVRGENDNLGAMPYITVTANIYQTDLGTASKDVSKTISALGELPRGLFITPIGLSTVLTETLSSLQTGLLVAVFVIFLMLAANFQSFKVSLVILTTVPAVVLGSLLMLTLTGSTLNLQSYMGIIMSVGVSIANAVLLVTNAEQLRKINGNALESAREAAALRLRPIIMTSVAMIAGMLPMAIGHGEGGDQVSPLGRAVIGGLLFSTFAVLLILPQIFAWAQEKTSTQSVSLDPEDEESIHYISSIGKSKVGKS